The Quercus lobata isolate SW786 chromosome 9, ValleyOak3.0 Primary Assembly, whole genome shotgun sequence region ctaCAGTAAACTAGTATAAATCTCAGGTgtcttccttcaattaaaaaacttaaattctctcgtttcctttattattttaatgagttatttatattattttaaatgaagtgataaaaaaatagaacatttgatattgagtgtattgtaaagtgtGATGATaaaataaagtagctttttgagatGCACCACCACTGcgaatgctctaacttcaacacaaaaaaaaaaaaaaaaaaaaaaaatcataggcagcctagtatttttaaaaaaacattattttgtttttgtttttgtttttgtctttgttagtaaataattgcatcttaatgtatttaaaaataacaattttaccATCATGCACCCTTAGTGTAATGATCATTCTATAAATATAAATGCTTATGGGGTATGAGACATAAAGGAGTCGGCAAAACCTTTTCCAAGCTATTAGAATTTGTTATCTACGATATGGAGATTACGTTTGTTTGTATAAGTTGGAAATGGTACTTTAAAAAATGAGTTAgaaataaagttgtttttcaaCCAACAATAATATTTTACGTTTAAGGGAAGTcaagatagttttcctttaacaattttttttcttctgatacaaccaaatataggaaaatgcacaaaattattttcatttaaaattttttattgaaacaaacagagtgttaatatatatatatatatatatatatattaatagccaaattttagagaaaatccaattagattttaattggattctcaattttgcaccatgtgtccctttttttttttagaatacttaatatttttaatacacacacaaggagaggggaaaagatcaTAAAGAAACTGACAGTGATGTATATTCAAAAGGGCTTATGTGTCCCatttaattgttaattttgtgccaaatgaattattgagtgtaaaaatcgaagagtccaaatccaattagattttaaattagatttcaattggagtcaaTTTTCCACCACatatccatttatttttttaatttttgtggtaagTAAATTATTAAGTGGAAAAAACCGAAgagtttaaattaaattaaattctaaattatatgtataaagagaaaccattatatattttagaaatgtatgattTAATAAAAGTGTAAGCTAATgcaatgtataatttgaattttttctcaaaaaaatgtataattgtgattatttctAATTATATCCGTGCATTTACACACTACTTTTAATAAGAATTCCATGTAAATTAATACCCATGTTTACTCCACCCAATAAAATGCtgtcacatcaattttttttttccaattaaaaaaaaaaagattaacaCACACAATCACTATTTCCTTAAATATATATTCCAAATATTAACAAATTagattaaaaattgaaaattatgcTTGAAGCATAACTCTTCATCTtgggatctagcaacagattTGTCATCTTTTGATGGAGGTGAGAAGCTAGCGTGGTGCACTGGCATTACCATACAAATTTAGGATGTTGGTTACCattagagcaaccacatcagctCGTGGAAAAGAAtccgtctattttacacaaaaaacctactttttctattttacatcatcacttttacaaaacacccacattagtttatctattttacaagacttttcaataaaatattcattcttcatcaattttttattattttccctaatggttatacttttttaatttaaacttatattttaagtaAACTACCAACACCGGTGGCTCAGCCAATGGAGGCGCTTGTGGTGGAGGTCCAATGGCCCACTGGATTGGTGTCTCCGACCATTGTACCGCCATCATTGGTGGGCCAATTGTTAGAATAGTGGCTCCGACGACCGCCGTCGAATCGATGTCTCCGACCACCGTATTGCTAGAATCGGTGACTGAACTGATGCTACCGAATCGATGTCTCCGATCAAcggtcatatatatatatatatatatatatatatttttttttgacccaacagtcataatttttattgttatatccaCCAgtcataattttgaaattcaaatagtaaattcaaacctaactTTAAACCtaatggtaaattcaaacctaaaggtcatattttttaactttaaacccaatggtaaattcaaacctaaaggtcaTATTCTTTataactttaaacccaatggtaaattcaaacctaaaggtcatattttttataactttatacccaatggtaaattcaaacctaaaggtcatattttttaactttaaacccaatggtaaattcaaacctaaaggtcaaatttttgaaattcaaactcAAGTCACATTCTTGCTCTATAAATATGaccattttctctctaatttccaTCCACTTCTACAAAATTATCTATTCCATTCggtttttgttctctcttaATGGATTTCCTTTATgacattgattttatttttccaaatgatAAGCCTCCATTTGACTcatcttctgatgatgatgagtTGGAACTTACTCTAGCTATTGCCATAGAAGAATTAAACAATGAAAGAGCATCAACATCACGTCGTCGTTCGATTCAACCTCGCAGGTTTATCTGGCGTAATCCTTTGCAAGGTCATGACAGGCTTTTCCATgattattttgctgaaacacCAGTGTATCCTCCTAATGTATTTCGAAGGAGGTTTCGAATGAGTCGTTCTCTTTTTCTACGTATCCATTCAAGAGTTGAAGCTACTGAACCATACTTTGTTTAAAAAACAAATGCGGCTAACACACTCGGGTTGTCTTCCCTTCAAAAGATGACCGCTGCAATCAGAATGCTTGATTATGGAGTGTCGACTGATTTCACGGATGAATACATAAGGATTGGAGaaaccactacaataaaatgcttaaaaaaatttgttaaagcaGTAGTTTCAATCTTTTCTGAAGAGTACTTGAGGTCACCAAACAACAATGACATTGCAAGGTTGTTAGCGGTTGGCCAACACCGTGGATTTCCAGGAATGCTGGGGAGCATCGACTGCATGCATTGGAAATGGAAGAATTGTCCAAGTAAGTGGAAAGGTCAATATATTGGTCATACCCTTGATCCAACGATAATTTTGGAAATTGTGGTGTTGTATGACCTTTGGATATGGCATGCATTTTTTGAGTTACCGAGGTCTCACAATGACATCAATGTCCTAGAGTGGTCTTCTGTATTTTCTGAGCTTGCTGAAGGGCGTGCTCCTCTGGTTAATTACTCGATAAATGGTAATAACTATTCGATGGGGTACTATCTTGTAGATGGTATATATCCATCATGGGCAATATTTGTCAAAACAATTCCAGCACCACAAAACCGTAAAATACAACATTTTGCTTCCGCACAAGAGGCGGTCAGGAAGGATGTCGAACGTTCATTTGGAGTACTTCAAGCGCGATTTGCAATTGTGTGCGGGCCTGCACGTTTTTCCCACCTTGAAACGTTTAAGGACATTATGATGGCATGTATAATATTGCATAATATGATCGTTGAAGATGAGCGACATACTTACCTTGGAGCAAATGACTTTGATTATGATCAAATCAACAATAATGGACCCAAACCGGTGTCACATAATCCCACTTGTAACCTTATGCAGTTCATTAAACGTGATAATTCCATTAGAGATAGAAGAATTCATTCTCAACTTCAAGCAGATCTCGTCAAGCATCTATGGCAACTACAAGGCCAATCGTAGGAATTTggaattctaaatttctaagtATTACTACTTTTATTTAATGTGAACCTTCgttggaatttgaaattttctaagtttAATATTACTAAGTTtccaaaaaattgagacaacAAAAAGCCGTATATAAGTTGACAGACCCTTAGGTAAGTTTGTCAACTCAAGTTTAGTTGTAAACTTACACTAGATACCATCTTGATCATTGGTCATTTTTAACACAACTGCAGCTATTCAACAAAGCTTATTTGCTTAGTAAATCAGTATATGTAGCCTGAAGCAAACACCTTTTCTACCATACATTGACATTCTATACCTAATAATTCATTTGGTAAAAGTCCATTCATAATTTATAgttattcaataatttaaaacacaGTAGAACAATAATGCAGAACAATGCAGAACaataattcttctttctttatctcAAACAGGGGTATTTAACCCCTGCTAACAGTAGAAAAATAATGCAGAACTATGCAGAAAATCACGTCTGCAGAATTCAAAAACAATACagtttctgcagaaaaacaaaacaatttctgctgaaacaaataattatgcagaaaaataacactatgcaaaaaaataacattatgcagaaaaataacactatgcAAGTACAGCCACCTGTTGAGAaactgcagaaaaataacattatgcagaaaaataacactatgcAAGTACAGTCACCTGTTgagaaagtgcaaaaaaataacactatgcaaaaaaataattatgcagaaaaataacagtatgcagaaaaataacacaatGCAAGTACAGCCACATGTTGagaaagtgcagaaaaataatattatgcagaaaaataacactatgcAAGTACAACCACCTGTTGAAAAAGTGtagaaaaatagcatatacaACCAATAAAATCAGCaaccaataaaataacatatttacATTCAAATAGCATTTACAACCAATAAATCAGCAAGTACAACCACCTTCAACAGAGACATTACTTCACCCAAAACAGAATGACAAGAACAGAATCacaaattaaattgaataatcAAGTGCTATTGTTCGTGCACAatacaaaatttacaacattGCATCTATTTCCTCGCACAAGTGAAGActacaaaaatatatctaacATGATTAAAGATTGAATAATCATGTTCCTTGCATAAGTAAATACTACAAAAGAGATATCTAACATCAAATCATCTATGTCAACTATGTGCTAGT contains the following coding sequences:
- the LOC115961509 gene encoding uncharacterized protein LOC115961509, which translates into the protein MTAAIRMLDYGVSTDFTDEYIRIGETTTIKCLKKFVKAVVSIFSEEYLRSPNNNDIARLLAVGQHRGFPGMLGSIDCMHWKWKNCPSKWKGQYIGHTLDPTIILEIVVLYDLWIWHAFFELPRSHNDINVLEWSSVFSELAEGRAPLVNYSINGNNYSMGYYLVDGIYPSWAIFVKTIPAPQNRKIQHFASAQEAVRKDVERSFGVLQARFAIVCGPARFSHLETFKDIMMACIILHNMIVEDERHTYLGANDFDYDQINNNGPKPVSHNPTCNLMQFIKRDNSIRDRRIHSQLQADLVKHLWQLQGQS